The uncultured Fibrobacter sp. genome includes a region encoding these proteins:
- a CDS encoding Rpn family recombination-promoting nuclease/putative transposase: MNIKSFDDLDITDPIMFGLVFSNKHIAQPFIEHLLDIKIDHLETPVPEAVLSYDVKHKGVRYDVFARETNENGETVRSFDLEMQMVDTKELPQRARYYQSVGDGVALSKGGFYTNLKDQYVIFLCPMDIFGRGLPCYHFENRASEDPSITLNDLSYKNFYIFKKYEEFTDPVVKAYMKYFATRNADSRETQNINDQVSYYKADTLIRNKYMTYEYDLHESKEEGRAEGRVEGRAEGRTEGADAKAREMAAGMLTEGDSVEKVMRISKLSKEDVLAIKAKLET; encoded by the coding sequence ATGAATATTAAGTCTTTTGACGACCTTGACATTACCGACCCGATTATGTTCGGACTCGTATTCAGCAATAAGCATATCGCGCAGCCATTCATCGAACACTTGCTGGACATCAAAATCGATCACCTGGAAACTCCAGTTCCGGAGGCGGTCTTGAGCTACGATGTAAAGCACAAGGGCGTTCGCTACGATGTCTTCGCGCGGGAAACTAACGAAAACGGAGAAACGGTTCGTTCCTTTGATCTGGAGATGCAGATGGTTGACACCAAGGAGCTTCCGCAGCGGGCTAGGTACTACCAGAGCGTGGGCGACGGCGTTGCCCTTTCAAAGGGTGGTTTCTACACCAACCTCAAGGATCAATACGTCATTTTTCTGTGTCCTATGGATATTTTTGGACGCGGACTTCCCTGTTATCACTTTGAAAATAGGGCAAGCGAAGACCCAAGTATTACTTTGAACGACCTTTCTTACAAAAACTTTTATATATTTAAAAAGTACGAGGAATTTACGGACCCGGTTGTCAAGGCGTACATGAAGTATTTTGCAACCAGGAATGCGGACTCCCGTGAAACACAAAACATTAACGACCAGGTGTCTTATTACAAGGCCGACACTCTCATAAGGAACAAGTATATGACTTACGAATATGACCTTCATGAAAGCAAGGAAGAGGGCCGCGCTGAAGGCAGGGTAGAGGGCCGAGCAGAAGGCCGTACGGAAGGGGCTGATGCTAAGGCTCGTGAAATGGCTGCTGGCATGCTTACGGAAGGCGATTCCGTTGAGAAAGTTATGCGCATTTCGAAGCTTTCTAAAGAAGACGTCCTTGCGATTAAAGCAAAACTGGAGACGTGA
- a CDS encoding AAA family ATPase, with protein MFDSVKIERFRGINHASISGFRRINLFFGKNNCGKSSLLEAIFLACGQSNPLLPLNINGFRDYRKIQKKDIALDFYKLDTEKKIRITLQNVETRDLSISFFEQVASDIKLDEDGKSVSSMPKDQYGHVLKYSYGGQEMVSKIVFESTGPNILQDIDPRYKERIRCRYLGPKFDFYTSIQGLDNIIKNKDEGSILDALRIIEPSIKDFRYSDGDVLVDLGLEQRVPVNVLGDGVRKVVSLLTSIYECRDGVLLVDEISNGFHYSVMGKLWKAVDSACRSNNVQLFATTHDLDSIRGLVDGLEEESVAAFHLEKLDDDELKSYFFSKGDLEYMLRQRIEVR; from the coding sequence ATGTTTGATTCAGTGAAAATAGAGCGATTTCGCGGGATTAACCACGCGTCTATTTCTGGTTTTAGGCGTATCAACCTGTTTTTTGGCAAGAACAATTGTGGAAAGTCTTCTCTGCTAGAGGCCATCTTTTTGGCCTGTGGGCAGTCCAACCCACTTTTGCCCCTAAATATAAACGGTTTCAGGGATTATCGGAAAATACAGAAAAAGGACATTGCACTCGATTTCTATAAGTTGGACACGGAAAAAAAAATTCGGATAACGCTCCAAAATGTAGAAACTAGAGACCTTTCCATCTCTTTTTTTGAACAGGTTGCTTCCGATATCAAGCTTGATGAAGATGGCAAGTCCGTATCAAGTATGCCCAAGGATCAGTATGGGCATGTTCTGAAATACAGCTACGGTGGACAGGAAATGGTTTCCAAGATTGTTTTCGAATCTACGGGACCGAACATTCTTCAGGATATTGACCCTCGTTACAAGGAACGTATTAGATGTCGCTATCTTGGACCAAAGTTTGATTTTTATACGTCGATACAAGGACTAGACAACATTATCAAGAACAAGGATGAGGGGTCCATTCTAGATGCGTTAAGGATAATCGAACCTTCCATAAAGGATTTTCGCTATTCGGATGGAGATGTCCTTGTTGATTTGGGACTCGAACAGCGAGTTCCCGTAAACGTTCTTGGAGACGGCGTCCGGAAAGTCGTATCGCTGCTCACTTCCATATACGAGTGTCGCGATGGCGTTTTGCTCGTCGATGAAATCAGCAATGGTTTTCATTATTCCGTGATGGGAAAATTGTGGAAAGCCGTTGACAGTGCATGTCGGAGCAACAATGTACAGCTGTTCGCGACGACCCATGATCTTGATTCCATAAGGGGATTGGTGGATGGGCTTGAAGAAGAATCCGTGGCAGCGTTTCATCTTGAAAAATTGGATGACGACGAACTAAAGTCTTATTTCTTCTCGAAGGGCGACTTGGAGTACATGTTACGCCAGCGTATTGAGGTGAGGTAG
- a CDS encoding DUF3226 domain-containing protein, with protein MVHFFIESRDEKTPEYVFLMKYIGKIRPDLTFEIVPMDGFGNLFSDSIKTKMRINHDRHEKNVVVVDTDYSENDGGFAHRRNDIAKRAADEGVDFIFFLFPNNSDDGIFENLLDSIARKDRHRLFFDCFADYENCMKSQKDGDGKPLYQVPNLKGKLHTYINAVPMEKRLRKMLGRGDWQFENAEYWDLDHTYLTPLKSFLETV; from the coding sequence GTGGTTCATTTTTTCATTGAATCTAGGGACGAAAAGACTCCCGAATACGTTTTCCTTATGAAATATATTGGAAAAATTCGGCCAGACTTGACTTTCGAGATTGTCCCGATGGATGGATTTGGAAACCTATTCAGTGATTCCATTAAGACCAAAATGCGCATAAATCATGATAGGCATGAAAAGAACGTGGTTGTCGTGGACACTGATTATTCTGAAAATGACGGCGGCTTTGCCCACCGGCGAAATGACATTGCAAAACGTGCCGCAGATGAAGGTGTAGATTTTATTTTTTTCTTATTTCCGAATAACTCGGATGACGGAATCTTTGAAAATTTGCTGGATTCGATTGCGCGGAAAGATCGGCACAGGCTTTTCTTCGATTGTTTCGCTGATTACGAGAACTGCATGAAGTCGCAAAAAGATGGTGACGGTAAACCGCTGTACCAGGTCCCGAATTTGAAGGGAAAGCTGCATACCTATATTAATGCTGTTCCTATGGAAAAAAGGCTAAGAAAAATGCTTGGCAGGGGAGATTGGCAATTCGAGAATGCCGAGTATTGGGATTTGGACCATACCTATTTGACGCCGCTTAAGTCTTTCCTAGAGACTGTATAA
- a CDS encoding sugar transferase, giving the protein MHKTPYTLFFKRLIDIVLSGFGIVVLALPMLAIAIAIKLDSKGPVLFKQKRVGLHKKHFNIYKFRTMRTDTPKDAPTHELSDPKKWITKVGGFLRKTSLDELPQMFNIFEGTMSIIGPRPALWNQYDLIAERDKYGANDVPVGLTGWAQINGRDELEIPVKAALDGEYVKRQSILFDCKCFFGTFISVLKSDGVVEGGTGEIHKHDTSSSSSTKQSAGGDPVHSRGA; this is encoded by the coding sequence ATGCATAAGACCCCCTACACACTCTTTTTTAAGCGACTTATCGATATAGTGCTTTCCGGTTTCGGCATCGTGGTGCTCGCGCTCCCCATGCTTGCTATTGCCATTGCCATCAAGCTCGACAGCAAGGGCCCCGTGCTGTTCAAGCAAAAACGCGTGGGCCTGCACAAAAAGCACTTTAACATCTACAAGTTCCGCACCATGCGCACCGACACCCCCAAGGACGCCCCGACGCACGAACTGAGCGACCCCAAAAAATGGATTACCAAGGTGGGCGGGTTCCTCCGCAAGACCAGCCTCGACGAACTCCCGCAGATGTTCAACATTTTCGAGGGGACCATGAGCATTATCGGCCCGCGTCCGGCGCTGTGGAACCAGTACGACCTGATTGCGGAACGCGACAAGTATGGTGCAAACGACGTGCCCGTGGGCCTGACCGGCTGGGCGCAAATCAACGGTCGCGACGAACTGGAAATTCCCGTGAAGGCCGCCCTTGACGGCGAATACGTAAAGCGCCAGAGTATCCTTTTTGACTGCAAGTGCTTCTTTGGTACGTTCATTAGCGTTCTTAAGAGCGATGGTGTAGTCGAAGGCGGCACCGGTGAAATCCACAAGCACGATACCTCTTCGTCATCCTCGACCAAGCAAAGCGCGGGAGGGGATCCAGTGCATTCGAGGGGTGCATAG